The Saccharolobus shibatae B12 genomic interval TATTGAAGCCTTACTTAAATGAAGCATTTCAGCTAGTTCATCTTCAGTCTTCGGTCCACTGTTCAGTAATGTCTTTAACACTTGGAAGTCAGTATCTGAAATATCATAGCAGAAGTTCAGTGCATCTACTAATCCAACTTCTTTTCCAGATGGAAGCCTAACTCTTATATTCTCTACTTGCATATGAATATATCAGAAAAAACGTATATATAAATCTTTCCTTATTTTAGCAAAAAAAGTTAACGTGATTTTTTGGAAATTCTATGCCCACAAACCCTTATTCATATCCTCCAATTTAGTAGCCAACGCTATTTGAAAATACCTAAATACCTCTACACTAAATCGCAAAGCAGACTGATCATCCATTTGCTGAATCTTATTTAGTAAATCGCTTATAAATCTGGTCATATCATTCAACGTGCTCTTTTCCATTGTATACTGATCTAACTTTAGTATTTCAGCTATTTCATTTTTGTCCTTAGCTTGCTTTAGTTTCTTATAAATTTGAAGAACAACTCCCTCCCCATCTTTCCCAAAGAGAGCATCTTGGGGATTCCTTAACCATCTCGCATAAGTAGCAGCTAACTTCTTTGCCTCATTCTCAATCGACATATTCTTATATTTCATTCAGAAATTATAAACTTATTTAAAAACACTTTTCCTACCTTATAACTTTAAGTCTCTTAAGTGAGGATATAGCGTCTTCTAGATTAGCAGAATATAAGAATGGAGAGTATTTAGAACAGTCTTGATACCTCTTCACGCAAATAACTTTTATTCTAGAATCGAAAAACCTTGCAGATAGTAAATCTAAGGGGGATGATGCTAAAGTTACTATTTGTAAAGGATCCCATCTAGTGACCTCAATTAAAATCCTATACGGCTCTTTTGATGGTTTAGTTCTTCCTCTATTGGCTATGACATAACTGGGTTTCAAATTAATTCTCTCCAAAATGGTCTTTGTAGTAGTTTCATCATAGGGAGAGAGAATGGCTAATTCCACTTCTCTAATCTGATCATAGATTTTGAGCCAATCATCATTAATATCATAAGTGATAGGTAAACTAATCTTGTCTCCCTTGTAAATCTTGTAAAGTGAGCCAGTTAGATCTATTTTTAGAATAACTCCATCTAACCAAACTGCGAAATTAACCATAATTATGGTTTACTAAATAAAGTTTATAAGCTTAAAAATATGTCAAATATTTATGAAGATCTTAGGGTTTACCTTCCCTGATGATTTACTTTATGAACCGGAAAAACACGTGTGGGTAAGGATAGAAGATAATAATGTAATTAGTATAGGCGTTACTGATCTAGGACAATATATGGCTGGCAAAATATTTCAAGTTACAGCGAAACAGAAGGGCGAGAAAGTAAATGGAAGGAGTGTTTTATTCTCCATTGAGAGCGCTAAATGGATAGGTAAGTTTAGGTTGCCAATAGAGGGTGAAGTTTTTGACGTAAATGAAGAAGTAGTAAAAAATCCTTCATTAATTAATGAAAGACCTTATGATAGTTGGATAATTAGGATAAGGATAGAGGATGTCGATATTATAAAAAGAACTTTCAAACCAATTCAAGAAGCATACAAGCAATTTGAGGAGGAGGCAAAAAGAGTTGTTAGATGATAAGAAAATAGTGTTAAGCGCATTAGAGAAGGTGGATAAGTTTTACGTTTACTTGGCTGGAATAAATAATAATGAGATACTTCTGGTTACTACGTTGAACGTTCCTAATGAAGTTGAGATCGAGGGAAAGAAGTTCAAGGTAGTTACATATCAACCTGATGATTATTTAAATCAAGTAGTAGAAAAAGAGTATGAGATTTTTCGAAAATACAAGATATACTATTTTGTAAAGGCTTATATGAGAAAAATACTTGACACGCTTTCCTCTGCAGAAGTTGAACGAATGAGTATTGATATTAAAGATAATCTCTCATAAATTTAAGTTTATAGTAAAAAATTAAAGAAAGAAAAGAGAGTACACTAACAAAAGTCCACAAATATGTATATGTAAATAAGTTTATAAGTAGAGGGGCTATTATGGAGCCAACTATACCGCTAGATTGCCAAAAGAAGTTAGCAAATCCAGTTACACTACCGCTCCGCTCTTTTCCCCCAATTACAGCTACTGCTGTAGAACTCGTTGGCGTTATAACAAACCTGAAGAAACCTAAAGCCAATGCGTCAATACCTATGACAATTACGTTCTTCGTAAATGAAAAAATAAGTAACGAGAAACTATACAAGCTTATGAACAATAGAAATGTTCTCTTAACACCTAAAGATTTTATTATATATCCAGCTAGAATAGTAGAGAAAATTCCGGTTAATGCAGTGAGCGAGTATATTATACCTGCTACATATTCGTTTCTAACTACACCTAATAAATACTTATAAAGATATAGAACAAGTACCCAATATGTTAAATAGAATAGAAAACCTCCGACTGAAATATAAATGGAGTTTTTATCTCTAATTACGTCCTTAAACTTAATTACACTTTTCGTTAACTTCAATGAAGGAAGATAGAGGAGGGCCGAAATACCTAAAATTGTAGAAAGGGAACCTACAAAGTAGAATGAGGATTCCCAACTAAATGTTAAAGCTAAAAAGGGTATTATAATACCGGAAGCTACTATAGATAAGGGCCAAGCTATGCTGTAAATACTCATGGCAATTGGTAAATCTTTTCCATCAAAGGATATACTGAGTAGTTTCACCGTAATAGGATATATCCAACCAGCAGAAAATCCCATTAGAAAGCTTGCGAGATACTCTACCATAATAAGAGGAAAAGTAGCTGAGATAAACGACGTGATTGCTACACCTAATAAAGAGAGGAAAAGCAAGTGATTTGCAGAAATACGGTCCGCTAACATTCCAGAAGGAATTTGGACTAGAATATAACCTAGGAAGAAAAGTGCAAATATTATACTATCTTCAGTAGTTGTGGTTTTCAATGTGGAAAGAGGTGCTACAATACTCCAGGTTACTCTGGAAAAATACGAGAGGAAAAATGACGATGCGGAGATGAAAATTACCGCCTTACCTTTCATAACTTAAAAACATACTGGTAAGTTAAATAACCTTCTCGACTTACCACAGACTGAACAGAACATCATAGGATCTATTCTTTCTTTATTTACTATTCTCTCTGATAAAGAATTGATCATGTCACTAATCTCTCTATCTTCTCTAATTTTCTGAATTTTATCCATACTATCTTTCTTATGCCTCTCATATGCCGTTATTGACATATTAACAGATTTACAAGCCTCACGTAGTGATATACCCTTACTCAGTAAGCTCATTACTAACGTAACCTTCAAAGCTGGAACTACATTAACATATCCATCTTCACAAAATGTGGAGTAACGCATATATATTATCTCTTCGCAGAAACATTTAACAGCATTTATTATTAGCCTTTATAATTGACCATTAACAGTGTTTATCATAATAAGAAAGTCTTGGAGAAGATAATTGAAATACATTCATATACATTTGTGGGCAAATGTATATTTGGATATACACGACTTTTTTAAGTAAGTAAGCTAAATAGATATATGGTGAAAAAGAAATGGCTGAAAAAGTTAGGTTCCCCGATGGAAGAGAAGTAGATATACATGACTTCATAGCCTTCATGTATGGTCTATCTAAAAGTGATGTAGAGGTACTACACATATTATTACAAAATGGAAAGATGACCACTGACGACCTATCTCAAAAATTAAACGTGACTAAAGCTTCTATAAGTAAAGCTTTGAATAACTTACTTGACAAAGGTTTAATACAGAGAGAAAAGGCTCCAGCTGAAAAAGAGGAAAGGAAAGGGAGACCAAATTACATATATTGGGTAGAAAAAGAGAGGTTATACAGGAAATTAGAAACAGATCTAGAAAAACTTGCAGGTACAGTAAAGGACGCACTACAAAAACACACTGCATTAGAAATAGTCATTTAAACTTTTTCAATCAAACATTTTTATATGGCTGAATTCAGGTCTATAAGACAAATTTTGTCTATTCCTAACTTTGGTGTTTGTAGTCAGTGTGGGAAGGAAGTAGACTATGCCGAATTTATCTTAGTACATAAAAACAGGGCTTATCTATTTTGTTCTAAAGCATGTTTTAGAAAATGGTTAAGAGAAACTAGAGTACATTATGGCGATTAAGAAGTAGTTCCTTGCTCTTGCTTCTTCTCTTCCTTCTTAGTTTCCTCTTTCTTTGGCTTTTTAATTCTCTCTATACTGATTTCGAAGAAGTACTTTACTTGATCACCTTCACACTGCTTAGTCATTAAAGTTTCAGATTTACTCAATGGGGTGCACTTTACTTGATCTTCTCCTACTATCTCGTCAATAAACCTTCTTGCATTGACCAATTTTCTAAATTTCTTCTCTATGGTCACAGATTCTTTTCCGGGCTTTTCAATCTTAGCCTTCAGATTATACTTTACAACTTTCATATTTCATGCTAATCCATACAAAGTTATAAGTTTGATTACAAAATATATTTAGCATGTTGCCTGCATTAACTACGAGTGGAATAGTTTCAATAGTTATAGCATTTTTGTTAGGGTTGCTAATAGGTTTTCTAGTGAAAAAGATCATACAAATAGGCCTCATATTGCTTGCTATTGTTATAATACTGATCGCAGTTGGCTACATTACGCCTCAAGATGTGATAAACTTCTTACATACATTATCAGCAAGACTGCCTTATGTTATTTCAAGTGCTGAGAACTTGAAATCAATAATTCCATATACCTCATTAACATTCATTATAGGATTCATAATAGGAATAATAAAAGGGTAATTTCTACTTTAAAAGGGATAATATATCCTCCAATTTTTTCTTCAATTCTGAAATTTCTTCTTTCAATTTTTCATTCTCACTAACGACATCCTTGTACTTCTCTACACATTGCTCTTCAGTAATATATCTCAATATTCGCAAATTACTGAAAATTAATTTTTTATTTTGATCATCATATTCAGCATCTACTGATATTCTAATAACATCCAATTTACCTAGCTTCATCTCCTCTACAATTTTAGCATATAGTTGTTTATTTAGTTCACTTACATCTCTAATAATAACTTCCTTAGGAGCTATCTTGCTAAAGGCTACTAAGGCAACTCTCCTTAACTTATCAGCATATCTTGCTGCAATTATGAGTCCAGTACTTAATTCAAATTTATTTTGACCTAATGCGGAAACCCTAGTGGTTGTTTGTTCATATTCTTCTGCTCTTTCCATATCACGGTTAATCTCTTCGCTCATCAATTACTATAATATCATTTTACAATAAAAAATTTTATGGTATCTTAGTTTCCTTACCTAAACTGTCTTTTACTATAACTGTACCATCTTCATTGTACGTAACTTGCATGGGATTCTTAACTAATTCCAATACTTTAGATGGTTTCACGCAGTTGATTTTAGCCTCACTACAGATCGCCTCAACTATTTTGTCTAAACTCCAAAGCGATAATGGTGCTCTCATACGTCTAATAAGCACTATATCTGAAAATTCATTACAGACTGAAAGATTTAATTCGCTGCATCTATTCTTTAATTCATTGTTTCTTAATGGTATGGTTTTTAGATTAACACATGATTTCCACTGTATTACACTTCTTAAAGCCCTAAAGGAATTTGAAACAGCGGAAATTTCATCTTGTCTTAAAAAACCTGATACTGCTGATGATAAGAAGGAAAAAATGGATTTTCTTATCCTTTCACAAGTGAAGTTATTCAAATTGAATTTAATGTTCTTAGAAAATTGCCCACAAACAACGTTAGAGTCATAAAGTAGATAATAACAAATCGGATCGCCCTTTTCACATAGATCTATAAAATTCCTTTCAGAAAGTACAATAGGAGAGAAGCCTAAACTTGCAAGTTCAAGCATTAAATATTTATCCTCAGCTATAGCGAAAACATTTACATCTGAGATACCCTCTACGAAATCCTCTTGCCTTGTATAAGATCCGAAATATGCTAGTAGTTTAACTTTTTTGCAGATCTCTAAAATCTCGCTCACATACAATACTACTTTGTGCTGCAAATATCTTTATCACTGACAGTCTTTTTATAAACTAATTTTTTTGCTCGGAGTGAGTATGTTTATATATGCCAAGCAAATTTTCATACAAAGGGTCAGAAATATATTATTATCCTTTAAAAGAACTGGAAGAAAAAGGTTATAAAATAAGTGATCTACCCTATTCAATAAGAATACTTATTGAAAACGTTTACAGAAATTTAGATGGAAATAAGATTACAGAAGAAGACCTTGAGAACATAGCTAAATGGAAGGTAGGAGAAGAGTTAGCTTTTATGCCAACTAGAGTTGTAATGCAAGATTACACCGGAGTTCCCCTATTAGTTGATTTAGCAGCAATGAGAGAGAAGATGATTCAACTGAAAAAAGACCCCAAGATGATTAACCCAGTAGTTCCAGCCGACCTAGTTATAGATCACTCGGTACATGTGGACTATTACGGTACAGTTTACTCACTAGAGTTTAATATGAAAAAAGAATTTGAAAGAAATTTAGAAAGATATCAATTTTTAAAATGGGCTCAAGGTGCATTTAGAAACTTAAGAATTGTGCCTCCAGGTAAAGGGATTATCCATCA includes:
- a CDS encoding MFS transporter, which codes for MKGKAVIFISASSFFLSYFSRVTWSIVAPLSTLKTTTTEDSIIFALFFLGYILVQIPSGMLADRISANHLLFLSLLGVAITSFISATFPLIMVEYLASFLMGFSAGWIYPITVKLLSISFDGKDLPIAMSIYSIAWPLSIVASGIIIPFLALTFSWESSFYFVGSLSTILGISALLYLPSLKLTKSVIKFKDVIRDKNSIYISVGGFLFYLTYWVLVLYLYKYLLGVVRNEYVAGIIYSLTALTGIFSTILAGYIIKSLGVKRTFLLFISLYSFSLLIFSFTKNVIVIGIDALALGFFRFVITPTSSTAVAVIGGKERSGSVTGFANFFWQSSGIVGSIIAPLLINLFTYTYLWTFVSVLSFLSLIFYYKLKFMRDYL
- a CDS encoding DUF2258 domain-containing protein, giving the protein MSEEINRDMERAEEYEQTTTRVSALGQNKFELSTGLIIAARYADKLRRVALVAFSKIAPKEVIIRDVSELNKQLYAKIVEEMKLGKLDVIRISVDAEYDDQNKKLIFSNLRILRYITEEQCVEKYKDVVSENEKLKEEISELKKKLEDILSLLK
- a CDS encoding HAD family hydrolase, producing the protein MVNFAVWLDGVILKIDLTGSLYKIYKGDKISLPITYDINDDWLKIYDQIREVELAILSPYDETTTKTILERINLKPSYVIANRGRTKPSKEPYRILIEVTRWDPLQIVTLASSPLDLLSARFFDSRIKVICVKRYQDCSKYSPFLYSANLEDAISSLKRLKVIR
- a CDS encoding helix-turn-helix domain-containing protein, producing MAEKVRFPDGREVDIHDFIAFMYGLSKSDVEVLHILLQNGKMTTDDLSQKLNVTKASISKALNNLLDKGLIQREKAPAEKEERKGRPNYIYWVEKERLYRKLETDLEKLAGTVKDALQKHTALEIVI
- a CDS encoding glycine cleavage system protein H, with amino-acid sequence MKILGFTFPDDLLYEPEKHVWVRIEDNNVISIGVTDLGQYMAGKIFQVTAKQKGEKVNGRSVLFSIESAKWIGKFRLPIEGEVFDVNEEVVKNPSLINERPYDSWIIRIRIEDVDIIKRTFKPIQEAYKQFEEEAKRVVR